The genomic window GCGCGCCGCACTCGACATGATCGTCCTGGCGCGCGCCGCCGGTCTGCGGATCATGCTCGGGTGCAAGAATGAGAGCACCCTCGGTGTCACGGCGATGGCCCAACTCGCCTCGCTGGCCGACCACCTGGATCTGGACGGACCGCTCAACCTGCGTGACGACCCGTTCCGGGGCCTCGGCATCGACCGCGGCGCCCTCACGCTGCCGGACGGCCCCGGCCTCGGTGTCACCACTGCCGGCGCCGGTACCGCCGACAGCACCACCACACGTACGAAAGAGAACTGATCATGCGTCTGCGCTGCGCCCTCCTCGACGACTTCCAGGACGCCGCCCTCACCCACGCCGACTGGTCGCCGATCGCCGACCAGGTGGAGCTCGTCCGGTTCCCCGAACACTTCCCGAACGAGGACGAACTTGCCTCCGCCCTGGCGGACTTCGATATCATCGTCACGCTGCGGGAGCGGGTGGCCTTCCCCGCCTCGCTCTTCGCCCGACTGCCGAAGCTGCGCCTGCTGGTCGCCTCCGGCATGCGCAACTCGGTGATCGACCAGGCCGCCGCCGAGCGGCACGGCGTCACCGTGTGCGGTACGGCCAGCTCCTCGGTGCCGCCGGTCGAACTGACCTTCGCGCTGCTGCTCGGCCTGGCCCGGCAGTTGGTCGCCGAGAACACGGCGGTGCGCACCGGGGGCTGGCAGAACACGGTCGGCACCGACCTGAACGGCGCCTGCCTGGGCCTGCTCGGCCTCGGCCAGATCGGCACCCGGGTGGCCCGGATCGCCCTCGCCTTCGGCATGCGGGTGGTGGCCTGGAGCCCGAACCTCACCGCCGAGCGGGCCGCGGAGGCCGGCGTGGAGCTCGCCGGCTCCAAGGAGGAACTGCTGGCCGGTGCCGACTTCGTGTCGGTCCACCTGAAGCTCGGCGAGCGCAGCCGGGGCCTGCTCGGCGCGCGGGAGCTGGGCCTGATGAAGCCGACCGCCTACCTGGTCAACACCTCCCGGGCGGCCATCGTCGACCAGGACGCCCTGCTGGACGCGCTGCGGGAGGGCACCATCGCCGGTGCGGGCATCGATGTCTTCGACCTCGAACCGCTGCCCGCCGACCACCCCATGCGCACCGCCCCGCGCCTGCTGGCCACCCCGCACCTGGGCTACGTCACCGGTGACAACTACCGGACCTACTACGGCCACGCGGTCGAGGACATCCAGGCCTTCCTGGCCGGCTCGCCCGTCCGCCGCCTCTCCTGACCCGAACCTCTTCACCGAACGTCCCGATCGGAGCGATCAGCCGTGACCACCACCCCGCGCCGCACCATGAAGCTCGGCGCCTTCCTGCCGGCCCCCGGCCACCACGTCGCCGCCTGGCGCCACCCCCGCTCGCGTCCGCAGGGCAGCCTGGAGTTCGACTACTACCGCTCGCTGGTGCAGACCGCCGAGCGCGGCCTGTTCGACATGGTCTTCCTGTCCGACGGCGCCGGTGTACGCACCCACTACAAGGACGCCGACGAGCTCAGCCGCCAGGGCCGCATGGTCCACTTCGAGCCGCTGACCCTGCTCTCCGCGCTCGCCGTGCACACCACCAACATCGGCCTGACCGCGACCGCCTCCACGACCTACAACGAGCCCTTCCACATCGCCCGCAAGTTCGCCTCGCTCGACCACCTCAGCAACGGGCGCTCCGGCTGGAACGTGGTCACCTCGGCCACCGACGCCGAGGCGCGCAACTTCAACCTGGAGCAGCAGCCCGACCACAGCGCCCGGTACCACCGCGCCCGGGAGTTCATGGAGGTGGTCACCGGCCTGTGGGACAGCTGGGAGGACGACGCCTTCCTCTACGACAAGGAGTCCGGGCGCTACTTCGACCCCGCCAAGCTGCACATCCTCGGCCACAAGGGCGAGCACTTCTCGGTCCGCGGCCCGCTCAACGTCTCGCGCCCGCCGCAGGGCCACCCGGTCATCGTCCAGGCCGGCTCCTCGGCGGACGGCCAGGACTTCGCCGCGCAGTGGGCGGAGGTCGTCTTCACCGTCCAGCAGACCCTGGACCAGGCCCGGACCTACCGCCTCGGACTGCGCAAGCAGGTCGCCGACCACGGCCGCGACCCCGACAGCCTCAAGGTGATGCCCGGCGCGTTCCTGATCCTCGGCCGCACCCAGTCCGAGGCCGAGGACCGGTTCGACGAACTCCAGAGCCTGGTCGACCCGGTGCTCGGGATGAGCCTGCTCACCGCGCAGCTCGGCGACGTCGACCTGTCCGGCTACGACCTGGACGGCCCGCTGCCCGAGCTCCCGGAGACCGGCGGCAGCATCAGCAAGCAGCAGCTGATCTACCAGCAGGCCCGCAGCCAGGGGCTGACGATCCGTCAGGTCTACCAGACGGTCTCGGCCGGCCGCGGCCACCACCGGCTGGTCGGCACCGCCGAGTCGATCGCCGACGTGCTGGAGGAGTGGTTCGTCAACGACGGCGCCGACGGCTTCAACATCATGCCCGACTGCCTGCCCGACGGCCTGGACCAGATCGTCACGCTGCTGGTGCCCGAGCTGCAGAAGCGCGGCCTGATGCGCACCGCGTACGAGGGCACGACGCTGCGCGAGAACCTCGGCCTGGCCCGCCCGGCCCACCGCGCGACGGGAGCCGTCAAGTGACCACGCGGACGGACGTCGACGCCAGTCAGTTGCGCTCGGTACTGCGCTCGCACGCCGCCGGCATCGTGGTGCTCACCGCGCCCGGCCCGGTCGGCGTCACCATCACCTCCTTCACCTCGATCAGCGCCGAGCCCGCCCTGGTCTCCTTCGCGCTGGCCGAGACCTCCTCCACCTGGCAGCAGGTCCGCGACAGCGAGTGGTTCGGCATCCAGATCCTCAGCGCCGAACAGCGGGACCTGGCCCAGCTGTTCGCCAGCAAGGGCGCCGACCGCTTCGGCCCCGCCACCCGCTGGCGGCTCGGCCCGCACGGCGTCCCGCTGCTGGACGACTGCCTCAGCTGGTTGGTCTGCTCCCGGCAGGACACCCTGAGGATCGGCGACCACCACGTCGTCGTCGCCGCCGTCGAGCACGCCCGGCAGGGCGCGCCGGGCGACAGCCTGGTCCACCTGCACGGCGCCATGCAGCCCGTCCCCCACCCCGCCCTCGTCAGGAGCTGATCATGACCACCACGCTCATTCTCTCCCGCCAGCCGCTCTCCTCCCGTCCGCTGCAGGAGTGGCTGGACGACACCCCGGACACCGTCGTCCTGTTCACCACCGAGAAGGCGGTTGCGGACACGCCGGAGGAGCTCGCCAAGTACTTCCCCCGCCACCGGCTGGTGGCCGACTACCACGCGTGGTCCTCCGACCTGGCCGCCGAGCAGGCCGCCCGCGAGTTCTCGGTGGACCGGATCGCCTCCACCAGCGAGCAGGACGTGCTGCGCGCGGCCCGGCTGCGCGCCCGGCTCGGCCTGCCCGGCCAGAGCCCGGCCTCGGCGATCGCCTACCGCGACAAGGTGCTGATGAAGCAGCTGGCCCGCCAGGCCGGCCTGCCGGTACCGGCGTTCACCGCGGTGGACAGCGCGATGGACCTGATGGAGTTCATCGACACGGTCGGCTACCCCGTGGTGGTCAAGCCGCGCTCCGGCTACGGCGCCGAGGGCGTGCACGTGCTGCGCGACCAGCAGGGCGTGGACGCGTTCCTGGCCCGCGAGCAGGAGTCGACGCTGCCCTACCTGCCCGGCCACTGGATGGCCGAGTTCTTCGTCGAGGGCGACTTCTGCCACGTGGACGGCATCATGTCCGAGGGCCGGATCGTGCACGGCTGGCCCTCGCAGTACAACAGCGGGGTCGCCGAGCACCTGGAGCACGACTCCAGCCTGTCCAGCGTGCTGATCGCGGCCGAGGACCCGCGCCACGCCGTGCTGATGAAGCTCACGGCCGACCTGATAGCCGCGCTGCCCGTCGCGGACGGCCCGATGGCCTTCCACCTGGAGGCGTGGATCCGCGCCGACGGCAAGCCGGTGCTCTGCGAGATCGCCAGCCGGGCCGGCGGCGCCGGGATCGCCCAGGTCTACGAGCGCGCGTTCGGGGTGCAGCTGGCCCGCGAGGGGCTTCGCGCGCAGTGCGGTTCCGAGCTCACCCTGCGCCACCAGCCCGAGCAGCCCGAGGGGGGCTACTACGGCTGGCTGGTCATTCCCCCGGGGCACGGCACCTTCACGCCCCCGGCCGGGCCGTGCCCCGTCCCCGGGGTCGAGCTCAGCCTCCAGCTGGAGGCGGGGACGGTGTGCCAGGGGGTGGCGCACGCGGCCGAGGGCGCGGCCACGGCCCTGGTCCGCGGCGCCGACCCCGCCGAGGTGGCGGAGCGGATCGACCAGGCGGTGCGGTGGTGGCGGCAGAGCGCCCGCTGGGCCTGAGCCGGGACCTGCTCCTGAGCTGACGCCCGCTCCCGACCTGACACCCGCTCCCGACCTGAGGAGAACGGCAGATGGGACAGCAGTACCAGGAACTGACCCCCCGACTGGTGGAGTTCATCGCCCAGGCGCCGATGTTCTTCGTGGCCACCGCCCCGCTGAACCGCGACGGACACGTCAACGTCTCGCCCAAAGGGGGCATGGACACCATCACGGTGCTGGACGGCACCACGGTCGCCTACCTCGACCTCATCGGCTCGGGCGCCGAGACCATCGCACACCTGCGGGAGAACGAGCGGATCACGCTGATGCTCTGCTCGTTCTCCCGGCAGCCGAAGATCCTGCGCCTGTACGGCCGGGGGGAGTGCGTCTTCCCCGACGATCCGCGCTGGGACGACCTGATCGGCCGCTTCGGCAGCCACCCGATCCCGCGCTCGATCATCGTCGCGCACATCCACCGGATCACCGACTCCTGCGGGTTCACCGTGCCCGAGATGGACCTGGTGCGGGAACGCGACCTGCAGGACAAGTGGGGTGAGCGAAAGACCCGACAACAGCTGGAGGAGTACATGCTGACCAAGAACAGCAGCAGTATCGACGGCCTGCCGGCCCGGCCGGCCCGCGACCACCTGGTCGGCGCCGTCGGCACGGCCGGCACGGCCGGCACTACCGGTTCGGTCGGTTCGGTCGGCGAGGAGGAGCACCGGTGACCGCCGGCACGGCGCCCCACGCGCTCGCCTTCGTCGACAGCGACCACGCCGACACCCCCTACGACGCCTGGGCGGCCGGGGCCGGCGCCCGGCTGACCCTGCTGGTCTCCGCCGAGAAGTACCCGCAGTACGCCCACCTGCCCGAGGCCCGGCCCATCACGGGCTACCACGAGGGCGGCGAACTGGAGCTGGCCGCACTGGAGTCGGCCGGCGGGCAGCGCCCGTCCGCGGTGCTCGCCCGCGGCGAGGGGGACGTGCTGCGCGCGGCCCGGCTGCGCGAACTGCTCGACGTGCCCGGCCAGCACTGGGACAGCGCCCAGGCGTTCCGCGACAAGGTGCTGATGAAGACGATCCTGCGCGAACGCGGCATCGCGGTGCCGCAGTTCGCGCCGGTGCGGGTCGCCTTCGACCTGTTCGGGTTCATCCGGGAGCACGGGTACCCGGTCGTGGTGAAGCCGGCCTACGGGTCCGGTTCCACCGGCACCCACATCCTGCACGAGGAGGCCGACCTCGGCGCGCTGCTGCGGGCGGGCCTGCCGGAGCACGCCGAGGTGGAGACCTTCGTCGAAGGGCGGATGTACATCGTCGACGGCCTGCTCACGCACGGCCGCCTGGCCGCCGCCTACGTCTCGCACTACCTCAACGACTGCCTGTCGTTCCGCTCCGGGGACTACCTGGGGGCGGCCCAGCTCACCGGGGACGACCCACTGGTGCCGCGGCTGACCCGGTACGCCGAGCAGGTGCTGGCCGCCCTGCCGACCCCTGAGTGCACCACCTTCCACCTGGAGGTCTTCCTGACCCCGGACGACCGCCTGGTGCTGTGCGAGGTCGCCAGCCGCACCGGCGGCGCGCTCACCGGAGCGGCGATCCGCGCCTGCAACGGCTTCGACCTGGACGAGCGGTGGTTCGCCGCCCAGCTCGGCGGCCCGGCCGCCCCCGGCGAGGCCGTGCGCGAGGCGGTGCGCGGGGCCGAACCGGGCCGGGCGGCGGGCTGGGTCGTCTTCTACCCCGAACACGGCCGGCTCGCCGCGCTGCCGGGGGACCCGCCGGACTTCGTGGTCGAACAGCGCCTGCACGGGACGGTCGGCGAGTCCTACCAGGGCGGTCAGAAGTCCGGCAAGTTCCTCTGCGGCTATGTGATCACCGGTCGGGACGCCGCCGAAGTGGCGCAGCACGCCGACGAGTTGGCCGCCTGGTACGCGGACCGGATCCGCTGGGAGAGCTGAGTGGGCGCGCGAGCGCCGCGAGCCCGGCGGTCTCGGCCGGGCACGCGGCGCTCCTGGGGCACCTGCCGCCTCAGCAGGCTTCCGGCTGGGCGGAGCACAGCACCGCCGGCGGCCCGACCTCGGCCAGCAGGTCCTCGGCCCGCTCCAGCCAGGACTGCGCGCCCAGTTCGGCGAACAGCGCCCGGGACGCCTCCAGGTGCGTGGTGGTCAGCGCGTAGTCGGCCCGCTGCAGCGCGATCTCGCCGAGCGCGTAGCGCGACCGGGCCTCGATCGCCCGCTCGCCGACCTGCCGCGAGAGGTTCAGCGCCCGGGTGAGCGTCTCGACCGCGCTCTCCAGCCGCCCCTCGCGCTGGCGCACGGTGCCCAGGCCGTACAGTGCGTACGACTCGCCGATCCGGTCCCCCATGTCCCGCACGATCCGCAGCACCTCCCGCAGCGCCTCGATGGCCTGCGGCACCTGGTCGGTGGCCAGGTACAGCTCGGCGAAGCGCTGCAGCACCTGGGCCTCCACCCGCAGGCACTTCTCCTCCTGGGAGATCACCAGGGCCTGCTCCAGCATGCCGCGGGCCCGGTCGATGCTGCCGGCGGTCATCCACCAGCCCGCCAGGCTGCGCAGGATGTGCGCCTCGCCGATCCGGTCGCAGACCAGCCGCATCACGGTCAGCGCCTCGTCGTACTTCTCGCGCATCGCCACGTGCTCGCCGCGCAGCCCGTCCAGGTAGGCGGAGTTGCGCAGTACCAGGGCACGCCCGTGGTCGTGCCCAGCCGTCTCGAACAGGACCTGGGCCCGGCCGAAGTAGTCCTGCGCCTGCTCGATGTGGGCCTGGAACATGTGCAGGGTCCCCAGCGAGTAGAGCATCGCCCCCTGCCCGACCGGGTTGCCGGCGCGCAGCGCGGCCTCGTGGGCCAGCCGGGCGGTCTCCTCCCAGTCGTCGAAGTACCCCTTGGACTCGAAGAGCGTGACCGAGCTGAGCGCCAGGTCCCAGCACAGCTCGTCGAGCCCTGCGTCGGCCGCCTGCCGGACGGCCGTCACCAGCGCGCGCCGTTCGGTGCTCCACCAGTCCATCGGACCGGCGGACGGACCGGCCGTCGCGAACTCGGGCAGCCGCCAGCGCTGCGCGCTGCCGTGGATGATGGTGTAGTCGCCGCCGTACTCCTTGCGGTGGGCGTCCTCGGCCAGGGCCAGCCAGCCGCCCAGCATGCGGGCCAGCGCGGCCTCCTGCTCCTCGCGCGGCTCCCTGATGAGCAACTCCTCCCACGCGTAGGCGCGGACCAGGTCGTGGAACCGGTAGCGCGGCCACGGTGAGTTCGGGTACTGGACGATGTCCATCACCTGGGCCTCGACCAGCGTGTCGAGGGTGTCCTCGGCGGTGGTGGCGTCGGTGTCCAGCAGCGCGGCCGCGATCCAGGCCGGCGAGTCGGGCACCTGCACCAGGGCGAACAACCGGAACAGCCGCTGCGCGAACGGCGGCAGCGCCCGGTAGGTCAGGCTGATCGTGGGGCGCAGCTCCAGGCCGCCGTGGCTGAGCTCGTCCAGCCGCCGGCGCTCGTTGCGCAGCCGCCGCACCAGCCGCTCGATCGGCCAGTGCGTGTGTGCGGCCAGCCGGGCCCCGGCGATCCGCAGCGCCAGCGGCAGGCCGTCGCACAGGTTCACCAGCTCGACGGCGGTGTCGAGTTCGGCCTCCACGCGCGGGCGGCCGATGATCCCGGAGAGCAGGTCGAGCGCGTTGGACATGTCGAAGACGTCGACGTCCACCTGGTGGATGCCCGGCACGCTCGCCAGCCGGACCCGGCTGGTGACGATCACCGCGCAGCTGGCGCTGCCCGGCAGGAGCGGCGTCACCTGCGCGGCGTCGGTCACCCCGTCGAGCACGACCAGGACCCGGCTGTCGGCCAGCCTGCTGCGGTACATCTCGGCCCGCTCCTGGAGGTCCTCGGGCACCGCCTTGGCCGGTACCCCGACGGCCCGCAGGAACCGCGCCAGCAGCGTCTCGGTCCGGCCGTCCCCGGACGGGTTGCGCAGGTCGGCGTAGAGGTGGCCGTCCGGAAAGTGCGTACCCAGCTCGTGTGCGGCGCGCACGGCCAGCGCCGACTTGCCGACACCCCCCGGACCGCAGATGTTCACGATCGGCACCGCGTAGCCCGCAGATCCCTCCTGGGCGTTCGGTACGATCAGTTTCTTGATGTCGTCGAGTTGACTGCGACGGCCGATGAAATCACTTATGCTGGCCGGAAGTTGACGGGGTGTCAGACGAAAAGCCGCCTCCTTCGCCGGTTCGGGTGCAGCCGACCTGGGCGCAGGGACGCGCGTGGCCGAGGAGGTGGCGGTCGAGGGAAGGTCGAGTGCGGGGGACTGGTTCAGGATCGCCTGCTCCAGGACGCGCAGCTCCTGACTGGGCTCGATGCCCATCTCCTCGGTCAGCGCCCGGCGCGCCCGCTGGAACACCTCCAGCGCATCGGCCTGACGCCCCGAGCGGTAGAGCGCCAGCATCAGCAGCTCGTACAGCCGCTCGCGCAACGGGTGTTGGCAGGTCAGCGCGGTCAGCTCGGCGCTGAGGTCGCCGTGCCGGCCGAGCATCAGGTCCAGCCGGATCCGCTCCTCCAGGACGGTCAGCCGGCGGTCGTTGAGCCGGATGGCGCCGCGCTGCGCCAGGTCGCTGGGCACGCCGTCCAGGGCCGGGCCGCGCCAGAGTCCGAGGGCGGTGCGCAGGGTGGCCGCGGCCTGCAGGGTGCCGCCCGCCGCGCTCTCCTCGCGGGCGACGGCGACCAGGCGGTCGAACTCCAGGCTGTCCACACTGGCCGGGTCCAGTTCGAGCACGTAGCCGGGGTAGCGGGTGCCGATGGCCTGCGGCCGGCCGGATTCGGCGAACCGCTTGCGCAGTGTCGAGATGGCCACTTGAATCTGACCCCGTGCGGTGACCGGAGGCGAGTCGCCCCACACGGCGTCGATCAGCTGCTCGGTGGAGGTGGTCTGGTTGACGTTCAGTCCCAGCATCGCCAGGACCACGCGCTGCCGTGGTCCGCCGAGATCGAGCGAGCGTCCTTCATGGTCCAGTTCGACTGGGCCCAGCAGCTTGAGCGCCATGCATCCTCCCCATCAAGCGATGCGCGTGCAGAACCTGGCATGTACCAGGGTCGTCAGCTGACTCTACAACTGCAGGTCAAACTTGAACCGCAGGTCACATTGTCATCAGGGGTAGCGATGTCCTTTCGGGCACACCGCGTTCATTTCCGCTGATCTGCCGCCCTGTACCGAACTACACCGAACCGCACTGCATCGCATCGAACCGGTACGCATCGAACCGGCACGCACTGCACCGGCCCGATTCCGCTCGCGCGCGCTCACGGGCAGGTCCGACGGACAGGGATCACAGGATTCCGGACACGACGCCCCGGCTCGGCCCGGCCGGCGCGCGGTGTGGGCGACGGTGAGACGGGGGCCGGACCAGCCGTCCGGCCCCGGACGAGCCGACGCAGCACACCAGGAGCCGAACTCATGTCCCAGACCCAGACCCAGACCCAGACCGGAGCGACCGCGGACCCCGGGACCGCTCTCCGGACCATCGCCTTCGTCGCCTACCCGGGCATCACGGTGCTCGACCTGGTGGGCCCGCTGCAGGTCTGCTCGGCGCTGCGGGACCTGTCGCCCGGCTTCCGCACCGTGGTGGTCGGCGAGCGGATCGAGCCGATGGGGACCGACACCCCGCTCGCGGTCGTGCCGAGCCACACCTTCGACGAGGTCCCCGAGCCGTTCGCGCTGGTGGTTCCCGGCGGCCTGGCCCCGACCCTCGCCGCGCTCGCCGACGAGCAGCTGCTGGAGCGCCTGCGTCAGGCCGCGAGCGGGGCCCACCTGGTGGGCTCGGTCTGCACCGGCTCGCTGCTGCTGGGCGCCGCCGGACTGCTGGAGGGCCGCCGGGCCACCACCCACTGGTGGTACCGCGACCTGCTGACCCGCTTCGGGGCGACCCCGGTGGCCGAGCGCTGGGTCGAGGACGGCCGCTACGTCACCGCCGCCGGCGTCTCGGCCGGCATCGACATGGCCCTCCACCTGGTCGCCCGGGTGGCCGGCGAGGAGGTGGCGCGCGAGATCCAGCTGCTCATCGAGTACGACCCGCAGCCGCCGTTCGGTCCGATCGACTGGGCCGGCACGGACACCGGGCGCTACCGGCCGCTCGCCCGCCAGGTGCTCACCGGTGCCCTGGCCGGCCACCCGGAGCTGCTCGCCCGCCTGGCGGACTGAGCGGGGCGGGACGCGGAACTCGTCGCGCCCGCCCCGCTGGTACTGCTGTTCGTCCTCGTGCCTCGCGCTCGGGCCCCGGGTCAGGAGCCCTTCACCTTGGGCAGGTTCCTGCCGGAGTCCCAGGTCCACTGGGTGGAGGTGAAGGGCGTGAAGGCGAGGTTGCTCCGGGCGACGGTGCCGAGGCTGTCGTAGGCCTGCTCGGCATAGCCCACCTTCCGGTCCGCGAGGTACTGCCGGATCCTGCTGTCGGCCGTCTGGAGCGTCGTGTACTGCGCGCCGGTGCCGATGATGAGCCGGGCCGGGGCGTCGAAGTCGTCGTTGGCCGGTGCGTCGGCCCGGTCCGTCGGCCCGCAGAAGAGGTTGCCGGGGAGCCAGGCGTACACCTGGGCGAAGTTGTCCCAACCGTCGGGCGTGGTGGTGGCGGTGGAGCTGTGGGTGATCGTGCCGTTCTTGATGCCGTTGGCGATCGTCTTGACCCGCTCCCGGTCGGCGGAACCCAGGTTCGTGCCGTAGCGGTCGACGTTGAGGGCGATCGCGCTCAGCAGCGGTTGCGCGGCGGAGAGTGCGCCGTCGGCGGCGACGGCGTTCCACAGGGCGGCCAGGCCCTTCGAGAGGCTGAACGGAACGATGTGGTGGAGGGTCAGGGGCACCGGCCTCGGACCACCGGGGACCGTGCCCGTCCCCAGGTCCGGGTAGGGCCGGCCCGGCCTCGCTGTCAGCGTGAGCCTGTACGACGGCATCGCATTCCTCCTGTTCCTGCACCGGATGCAGCGGCCCGGAAACGACCGGCCTCCGGTGGCGCACGGCGCCGGTGCCGTGCGTGGGGCCTCATGGTTCTCCGCCCCGGGTCGGTGGGGTAGACGGCCTTTTCGGCCACGCCGGGCGGTGGGACGCCCGGCAGCAGCGGGCGTGGCAGGCTGGAGCCATGTGCGGTCGCTTCGTCTCCACCACGAGCCCCCAGGACCTCGTCTCCCTGTTCGGCGTGAGCCGCTGGGACCCGGCCGAGGCGCTGGCGCCCAGCTGGAACACCGCGCCCACCGACCCGGTCTGGGCCGTGCTCGAACGCCTGGACCGCGACACCGGCGAGCTCGCCCGCCAACTGCGCCCGCTGCGCTGGGGACTGGTGCCGTCCTGGGCGAAGGACCCCGCGGTGGGCGCGCGGATGATCAACGCCCGCTCCGAGACCGTCCACGAGAAGCCCGCCTTCCGCAAGGCCTTCGCCGCCCGGCGCTGCCTGCTGCCCGCCGACGGCTACTACGAGTGGGCCCCGGTCCCGGCCGCCGACGGCCGGAAGGCCTACAAGCAGCCCTACTTCATCGCGCCGGCCGACGGCACCCTGCTCGCGATGGCCGGGCTCTACGAGTTCTGGCGCGACCCCACCCGCCCCGACGGCGACCCGCTCGCCTGGCTGACCACCACCACGATCATCACCACCCGGGCCACGGACGACGCCGGGCGCGTCCACGACCGGATGCCGCTGACGGTCCACCAGGACGACTTCGACGCCTGGCTCGATCCCGACCGCACCGAGCCCGCCCGGCTCCGCCCGCTCCTGCACACCCCCGCCGGCGGCCACCTCACCGTCCGGCCGGTCCCCACCACCGTCAACAGCGTCCGCAACAACGGGCCGCACCTGCTGGACGAGGCCCCCGACGCACCACCGCTGCTCTGACCGGGCACCCAGGGGCACATCCGGCCGGCGCCGGCCTGTGACCTGTGTCATATCTGCCCGATCTGTCCCGCCGGCCGGCCGGTCCGCCCGTCGCATTCCGGCGCGAAGCTGGCTGATTCCCGACCGGTGGCTGATTTGCGATGAACCGGGTCCAGTCGTTCACCCGTCAGTTGTGCGACGGTCGACCGGTGGTGGGCTGCTGGACGGAAGGATGGGCGATGGGACGAGTGCTGACCGAACTGGTGGGGGACACCGAGGCCTTCGCGAAGGTGCTGGGGGAGCGCCGGCCAAGGGTGTTCCGCACCGCCGGGTGGCCGGCGGGGCTGCCCCGGCCGAGCGAGCTCGATGCCGTGCTGCGCGGCGGACTGCTGCGGGTGCCCTACGTCGAGATGGTCCGGGCGGGTGAGGTCGTCCCACCTGCGGAGTTCTGCACGGCCCGGCTGGTCGCGGGGCGCCGGGAGGAGGGCTTCGCCGATCCGGACCGGATCGCCGCCCTGCTGGCCGAGGGTGCCACCCTGCTGCTGCCGCAGCTGGACCAGTGGTACGCGCCGGTGCGCGCGCTGGCCGCCGACATCGCGGTCGAACTGGGCCGCCGGACCGAGGCGTTCTGCTTCGCGACGGGCGCGGGCCGACGCGGGCTGGACGTGCACCGGGACGACGCGGACGTGCTGGTCGTGCAGCTCGCGGGGGAGAAGGAGTGGACGGTGTACGAGGCTCCGGCCGACGGGCGCTGGCGCCCGGGGCCGGCCCCCGAGCCCGGCGCGGTGGCGCACAACTCGGTGCTGCGGCCGGGCGAGGTCCTGTACGTGCCGCGCGGTGCCCCGCACGCCGCGACGGGCCATCAAGGCCTGGCGGTGCACCTCTCCTTCACGATCCGGGAGGCGGGCACGGGGCAGCTGCGCAGTGCCGTCGGCGGCTGGCTGGCCCGCGGCGGTTGGGCGGAGGGGTTGCCGGAGCGCCCGGCGACGCCGGAAGAACTGCTGGCCACGGCCGCCGAGGTGCTCCGGCTCGGCCGTGCGCGGCTGGCCGAACTGACCCCGGAGCAGCTGCTGCGGCTCGCCCGGGGACCGCTGCCGGCGGCAGGGGGCGACGGCGCGGCGCCGGGCCACGGACCGCTGGCCGCGGGGGACTGAGCCGGACGAGGGCATGCCAAGGGCGTGGTTGCCCCGGCCGAACGGACGGCCTGGGCAACCACGCCCTGTGGTGCGGTACTGCTAATGGATCAGATGCACCACGGACGGGTGCAGGAACCGTCGCACGAGAAGCTGATGAAGGACTCCTCCTGCTCGGCCAGCTCGGTCGAAACCACGTCCTGCACGTCGAGGTCGAACAGCTCCAGCATGTCGTCGGCCATGGGGGCCTCCCTTCGTCGGTGCTGCGGCTGAGTGCCGCGAGCTGCAGCGGACGTTAGGCGTCCTGAATGGCCCCAGCAATGGTTTTGCGCGAATGAATCGACGAGTTCAGCCAAAGTCGAAACCATTCGATCGACAGTGGACAGTTTTCGATCGCCGAGGTAGACACGACCCGACCCGCCGTCAGCAGGCGACCCGCGCTGACGACACGGCACCGCTGCCGACAGCGGCACGACGTACGAGGCACGAGGCACGAGGAGCACAGTGGTCGAGACGCACGGAGCGCGGCAGGACGGACT from Kitasatospora sp. NBC_01250 includes these protein-coding regions:
- a CDS encoding JmjC domain-containing protein, producing the protein MGRVLTELVGDTEAFAKVLGERRPRVFRTAGWPAGLPRPSELDAVLRGGLLRVPYVEMVRAGEVVPPAEFCTARLVAGRREEGFADPDRIAALLAEGATLLLPQLDQWYAPVRALAADIAVELGRRTEAFCFATGAGRRGLDVHRDDADVLVVQLAGEKEWTVYEAPADGRWRPGPAPEPGAVAHNSVLRPGEVLYVPRGAPHAATGHQGLAVHLSFTIREAGTGQLRSAVGGWLARGGWAEGLPERPATPEELLATAAEVLRLGRARLAELTPEQLLRLARGPLPAAGGDGAAPGHGPLAAGD